The following proteins are encoded in a genomic region of Prosthecobacter sp.:
- a CDS encoding glycosyltransferase family 4 protein — MCSIKSKRRIAIVHDWLPVYGGAERVLEQMLKVYPDADLFSLIDALDDESRKFLKGKTVKTSFVQRLPGGKKYYRHCFPLMPLAIEQFDFSGYDMVISSSYAFAKGIITGPRQLHLCYCHSPIRYAWDLQTQYLKESKLDRGLKSWLVRGLLHFIRMWDSRTAAGVDAFMANSRFISRRIEKVYRRDATVVYPPVNVERFETCREKENFYVTASRLVPYKRIDLIVQAFNAMPDRELVVIGDGPELSKLRRLAGPNVKVLGWQADEVLKDHLQRARGFVFGGEEDFGIILLEAQACGTPVIAYGRGGALETVIENETGLFFGEQNVDSLRSAIAEFETREWDALNCRLNAERFSARLFRESFQHFVEGEWERFEAYSTGVETRPAEGRCGWQQTMPEEVMIDEAAQGLGMEQMLPS; from the coding sequence ATGTGCAGCATTAAATCCAAGCGTCGTATCGCCATTGTCCACGACTGGCTTCCCGTTTATGGCGGAGCTGAAAGAGTGCTTGAGCAAATGCTCAAGGTTTACCCGGACGCCGATCTTTTCAGCCTGATCGACGCCCTTGACGATGAGAGCCGGAAATTCCTGAAAGGGAAGACGGTGAAAACTTCCTTTGTGCAGAGGCTTCCAGGCGGAAAAAAATACTACCGCCACTGCTTCCCGCTGATGCCTCTGGCGATCGAGCAGTTTGACTTCAGCGGTTACGACATGGTGATCTCCAGCAGCTATGCGTTTGCCAAAGGCATCATCACCGGGCCGAGGCAGTTGCATCTGTGCTACTGCCATTCACCCATCCGCTATGCCTGGGATTTGCAGACGCAATATCTCAAAGAATCGAAGCTGGACCGTGGCCTGAAGTCCTGGCTGGTGCGCGGGCTGCTGCATTTCATCCGCATGTGGGACAGCCGTACGGCGGCAGGCGTGGACGCATTCATGGCCAACTCGCGCTTCATCTCACGCCGCATCGAAAAAGTGTACCGCAGGGATGCGACGGTGGTCTATCCACCGGTGAACGTGGAGCGTTTTGAAACATGCCGTGAGAAAGAGAATTTCTATGTGACTGCGTCACGGCTGGTGCCCTACAAGCGCATCGACCTGATCGTGCAGGCCTTCAATGCGATGCCTGACCGTGAGCTTGTCGTGATTGGAGACGGGCCGGAACTGTCCAAACTTCGGCGCCTGGCAGGACCCAATGTGAAGGTGCTCGGCTGGCAGGCCGATGAGGTGCTGAAGGACCACCTGCAGCGCGCCAGGGGTTTTGTCTTTGGTGGCGAAGAGGACTTTGGCATCATTCTGCTGGAGGCGCAGGCCTGCGGCACTCCGGTCATCGCCTACGGACGCGGAGGTGCGCTTGAAACGGTCATCGAGAATGAAACCGGCCTGTTCTTTGGTGAGCAGAACGTTGATTCACTACGGAGCGCCATCGCCGAGTTTGAAACGCGCGAATGGGATGCGCTAAACTGCCGGCTCAATGCGGAACGATTCAGCGCGAGGCTCTTCCGCGAGAGCTTCCAACATTTCGTCGAAGGAGAGTGGGAACGGTTTGAAGCATATTCCACAGGTGTGGAGACACGTCCGGCTGAAGGCAGGTGTGGATGGCAGCAGACCATGCCGGAGGAAGTGATGATCGACGAGGCGGCCCAGGGACTGGGGATGGAGCAGATGCTGCCATCCTGA
- a CDS encoding DapH/DapD/GlmU-related protein — protein sequence MKTLNFALHKCLLPAEAEVGDGVILEHYGMGIVMHPQVRIGNRCRVYHHVTLAAETWIGSPHFIKLEDDATIGAHSIVVARPNTPLTIGRKSVLGAGSVLTKDVPPFEIWAGNPARKIGEVPQPL from the coding sequence GTGAAGACGCTGAATTTCGCGCTGCACAAGTGTCTGCTGCCTGCAGAGGCCGAAGTGGGCGATGGCGTGATTCTGGAGCACTATGGGATGGGCATTGTGATGCATCCGCAGGTGCGCATCGGCAACCGCTGCCGCGTTTATCATCATGTCACGCTTGCGGCGGAGACGTGGATTGGTTCTCCGCATTTTATCAAACTCGAAGACGATGCAACCATCGGCGCACACAGCATTGTGGTGGCAAGACCGAACACACCACTGACAATCGGTCGCAAATCCGTGCTCGGAGCGGGATCGGTGCTGACGAAAGATGTTCCCCCATTTGAAATCTGGGCCGGTAATCCGGCCCGCAAGATCGGCGAAGTGCCGCAACCTTTATGA
- a CDS encoding glycosyltransferase, producing the protein MAAMIMMKRNARIALMVLLTAGLWLALKPTIGNRRLTFLPVRWSEYVDFMDFWFNLGAFGLLGITAWLAFGTKEKILSRAFVMVGIITLLNVLLELVQTSIPGRAVDMADLWAGLLGCVIGIASGLVSQRLMNGRHPNNAVPQVLFLDQTGRLGGAELMLLDIASARAADSEVILFHDGEFRAALESAGVKTRVFRLGDEASAVDRQAGLSRALRCVPGLVDLMLRIARAARSFDVVYANTAKALIIGGPAAKLAGCPLVFHLHDIVADGHFSALNRRLLIFCANTFANAVIANSEATKAAFISSGGRAERCVVIPNGFLIPEVRSTAADIESRRSSLGIPPDAWIVLMAGRLAHWKGQHVLLEALQAMPDAHAVLLGDALFTDEDREYARRLHVQAAVPALAGRVHFAGFQSETLPFFDMADVVVHASVFPEPFGRVIVEGMLACKPVIASRAGGAAEILQHEHTGLLVEPGNARELADVMMRLKNDPKLAADLAQNAQRTAHDTYALHAVQAKIEAVIRETACCENEQAPVAETTAQIRQAA; encoded by the coding sequence ATGGCAGCCATGATCATGATGAAGAGAAACGCACGCATTGCATTGATGGTACTGTTGACCGCTGGATTGTGGCTGGCCTTGAAGCCGACGATTGGCAACCGGCGACTCACATTTCTGCCAGTGCGGTGGTCGGAGTATGTCGATTTTATGGATTTCTGGTTCAATCTGGGCGCGTTCGGGCTTCTCGGGATCACCGCCTGGCTGGCGTTTGGGACGAAGGAGAAGATTTTGAGCAGGGCGTTTGTGATGGTCGGCATCATCACGCTGCTGAATGTGCTGCTTGAGCTGGTTCAAACGTCGATTCCAGGCAGAGCGGTGGACATGGCCGATCTGTGGGCGGGCCTGCTTGGATGTGTGATAGGAATTGCGAGCGGGCTGGTCAGTCAGCGGCTGATGAACGGCAGGCACCCCAACAATGCCGTGCCGCAGGTGCTGTTTCTCGATCAAACTGGTCGCCTGGGCGGTGCGGAACTGATGCTGCTCGACATCGCCTCCGCACGTGCTGCTGACAGTGAAGTAATTTTGTTCCATGACGGCGAGTTTCGTGCGGCACTGGAGAGCGCAGGCGTGAAAACAAGAGTTTTCAGGCTTGGCGATGAAGCTTCGGCAGTGGACAGACAGGCTGGCTTGAGCCGCGCTTTACGATGTGTGCCGGGTCTGGTCGATCTGATGCTGCGGATCGCACGTGCAGCACGATCGTTCGATGTGGTGTATGCCAATACCGCCAAGGCTCTGATCATCGGCGGTCCTGCGGCCAAGTTGGCCGGGTGTCCGCTGGTGTTCCATCTCCACGACATTGTGGCGGACGGACACTTCAGCGCGCTCAACCGTCGTTTGCTGATTTTCTGCGCGAACACCTTTGCAAACGCCGTGATCGCCAATTCGGAGGCGACGAAAGCCGCCTTCATCTCCAGCGGAGGCCGTGCGGAGCGCTGTGTGGTGATTCCGAATGGTTTCCTCATTCCAGAAGTCCGATCGACGGCGGCGGACATCGAATCAAGGCGTTCCAGCCTTGGCATTCCACCGGATGCGTGGATTGTTTTGATGGCCGGACGTCTGGCGCACTGGAAAGGGCAGCATGTCCTCTTGGAGGCGCTGCAAGCCATGCCAGATGCACACGCGGTACTGCTTGGAGATGCGCTGTTCACAGATGAAGACCGTGAATATGCCCGCAGATTGCATGTGCAGGCTGCCGTGCCGGCGCTTGCAGGCCGAGTTCACTTTGCGGGTTTTCAATCTGAGACACTTCCGTTTTTCGACATGGCGGATGTGGTGGTTCACGCATCCGTTTTCCCCGAGCCTTTTGGCCGCGTCATCGTAGAAGGCATGCTGGCTTGCAAGCCAGTGATCGCGTCGCGTGCAGGCGGAGCAGCGGAGATTTTGCAGCATGAGCATACGGGTCTGCTGGTGGAACCTGGTAACGCGAGGGAGCTGGCCGATGTCATGATGCGTTTGAAGAACGATCCCAAACTCGCCGCCGATCTTGCGCAAAACGCGCAACGAACTGCGCACGACACTTATGCCCTGCATGCAGTGCAGGCAAAGATCGAGGCCGTGATCCGCGAAACGGCATGCTGTGAAAACGAGCAGGCTCCGGTTGCGGAGACAACCGCGCAGATCAGGCAGGCAGCATGA
- a CDS encoding glycosyltransferase family 4 protein yields the protein MHLKASAGGVDRYFNALNTTLARQSVQTTAYGFGETSEDSSLGPVNKPLMQRWKAVRQQVIPQRGKLLASHFALYALPAVLGRRWDAHVVHFHGPWASESKREGGKLHTVFCKRLMEKSVYQRADRFIVLSKAFRDQLCQGYGVSEDRVHVVPGGVETDKFAPVDVVEARHRLVWPQKQKIIVCVRRLARRMGLETLIEAFGKATVHHPDVKLMIGGQGPLREELEQQVLRAGLAKNVQFLGFVPESVLPSVYAAADLSIVPSAALEGFGLISLESLACGTPVLVTPVGGLPDTVKGLGDDLVLKGTGADQIAEGLRGWLDGTLRLPSREACREHVMRGFTWDSIARRVCEVYREAGWQP from the coding sequence ATGCATTTGAAAGCTTCCGCAGGCGGAGTGGACCGTTATTTCAACGCCTTGAACACCACACTGGCCCGCCAGAGCGTGCAGACGACGGCGTATGGCTTTGGCGAGACATCTGAAGACAGCAGCCTCGGCCCGGTGAACAAGCCGCTCATGCAGAGGTGGAAGGCGGTACGGCAGCAGGTTATTCCACAGCGTGGAAAACTGCTGGCATCTCATTTTGCGCTTTATGCGCTGCCTGCGGTGCTTGGCCGGCGCTGGGACGCGCATGTGGTACATTTCCACGGACCGTGGGCGAGTGAATCGAAACGCGAGGGTGGGAAACTACACACGGTCTTTTGCAAACGGCTGATGGAAAAATCGGTCTATCAACGCGCAGATCGCTTCATCGTCCTGTCAAAGGCGTTCCGCGACCAGCTCTGCCAAGGGTATGGCGTGTCTGAGGATCGCGTGCATGTGGTTCCTGGCGGTGTGGAGACAGACAAGTTCGCTCCCGTCGATGTCGTGGAAGCACGCCATCGACTCGTGTGGCCGCAAAAGCAGAAGATCATCGTCTGCGTTCGTCGGCTGGCCAGGCGAATGGGTTTGGAGACGTTGATTGAGGCGTTTGGCAAGGCCACCGTTCATCATCCCGACGTGAAGCTCATGATTGGAGGGCAGGGGCCGCTGCGTGAGGAACTGGAGCAGCAGGTGCTGAGGGCGGGGCTGGCCAAGAACGTGCAATTTCTTGGGTTCGTCCCGGAAAGCGTGCTGCCCTCGGTTTATGCTGCAGCAGACCTGTCGATTGTGCCGAGCGCGGCGCTGGAAGGCTTTGGATTGATCTCTCTCGAATCACTGGCCTGCGGCACACCGGTGCTGGTGACGCCCGTGGGTGGTTTGCCTGACACGGTGAAAGGCCTGGGAGATGACTTGGTGCTGAAAGGCACGGGGGCAGATCAAATCGCCGAAGGACTGCGTGGCTGGCTGGATGGGACGCTGCGTCTGCCGTCGCGCGAAGCATGTCGCGAGCATGTGATGCGTGGGTTCACCTGGGACAGCATCGCACGGAGAGTCTGCGAGGTTTACCGCGAAGCAGGATGGCAGCCATGA
- a CDS encoding glycosyltransferase family 4 protein produces MHILVVSHSCATALNQEIYARIQRETGWKITVVIPDRWHDEFGNALRQEPCQGLETSLIRCAVWKNGSIIFHVYRMRWQRFLRELKPDVIYMNHEPYALATAQVCWANNRSIRVPFGFYSCQNINKQYPRPFSWLESMVYRSSSFALPITDRVADVLSAKGYRGRQTVCALPLDPERYHPRLRATPPERFPQTNAPVIGYVGRLIEPKGLRTLATALGGIRDLDWCMVLVGTGGFQPEFERLLTERAVRDRVFFAGYVPHDETPRWLASMDMLVLPSETQPNWEEQFGRVIPEAMACGAAVVGSDSGEIPHLIRQSEGGLVFTQRQPDELATVLRQLVMGPKLRRQLAENGRRWVERDISVPAVAQKMIDAFGTAAASKERECVEKLQPLKPSHAFAQS; encoded by the coding sequence ATGCACATTCTTGTCGTCAGTCATTCCTGCGCCACAGCGCTCAATCAGGAAATCTATGCGCGCATTCAGCGTGAAACCGGCTGGAAGATCACCGTGGTGATCCCGGACCGCTGGCATGATGAGTTTGGCAATGCCTTGCGGCAGGAACCCTGCCAAGGACTGGAAACTTCGCTGATCCGCTGTGCCGTGTGGAAGAATGGCAGCATCATCTTCCACGTCTATCGCATGCGCTGGCAACGCTTCCTGCGCGAACTGAAACCGGACGTGATCTACATGAATCACGAGCCATATGCTCTGGCCACGGCGCAGGTGTGCTGGGCGAACAATCGCTCCATCCGAGTGCCATTTGGCTTCTACTCCTGCCAGAACATCAACAAGCAGTATCCGCGGCCGTTCTCGTGGTTGGAATCCATGGTGTATCGTTCATCGAGCTTTGCGCTGCCGATCACCGATCGCGTGGCGGATGTGTTGTCAGCAAAAGGCTATCGCGGCAGACAAACAGTCTGTGCACTGCCGCTGGATCCCGAACGCTATCATCCGCGCTTGAGGGCGACTCCACCAGAACGCTTTCCCCAGACAAACGCCCCCGTGATCGGCTATGTGGGCCGTTTGATTGAGCCGAAAGGTCTGCGCACTCTCGCCACAGCCCTTGGTGGCATTCGTGATCTCGACTGGTGCATGGTGTTGGTGGGCACGGGCGGGTTTCAGCCGGAGTTTGAGCGTCTGCTGACCGAACGCGCGGTGCGTGACCGTGTTTTCTTTGCTGGATACGTTCCGCACGATGAAACGCCGCGATGGCTGGCCTCGATGGACATGCTGGTGCTGCCTTCCGAGACCCAGCCGAACTGGGAGGAGCAGTTTGGCCGCGTGATTCCTGAGGCGATGGCCTGCGGTGCCGCCGTGGTCGGTTCAGACTCTGGCGAGATCCCGCATCTCATCCGTCAAAGTGAAGGCGGTCTTGTGTTTACGCAGCGTCAGCCGGACGAACTTGCCACTGTGCTGCGCCAGCTCGTCATGGGACCGAAGCTGCGCCGTCAGCTTGCGGAAAACGGCCGTCGCTGGGTGGAACGAGACATTTCGGTGCCTGCGGTGGCGCAGAAAATGATCGACGCTTTTGGAACCGCGGCCGCAAGCAAAGAGCGCGAGTGCGTCGAGAAACTTCAGCCGCTCAAACCAAGCCATGCGTTTGCACAGTCCTGA